In the genome of Myxococcus stipitatus, one region contains:
- a CDS encoding YdcF family protein, producing MFLFLSKVLDLFLAPLTWTLLLLLAGGLARGRPRLSRVLSGAGLGVLYLFSTDAVSTLLTDAVEKDARDTFQPGVTYDAVIVLGGALDPSAMERSGRLELNAAADRVLRGYDLLREGHARQVLISGGSLDTRPDPVVEADVLSRQYQAWGIAPERIVTEGRSRNTRENAVESARIIQERGWKRLLLVTSAAHMPRAAGCFAAVGLRPDTLSVDARMPATEGRRLTWVPRASALSQSTDVLRELAGRVVYRLRGWTTP from the coding sequence GTGTTCCTGTTCCTCTCGAAGGTGCTGGACCTCTTCCTGGCGCCGCTCACGTGGACCCTGCTGCTGCTGCTCGCGGGGGGCCTGGCGCGTGGGCGGCCTCGGCTCTCCCGGGTCCTCTCGGGGGCGGGGCTTGGGGTCCTCTATCTCTTCTCCACGGATGCGGTGTCCACGCTGCTGACGGACGCGGTGGAGAAGGACGCGCGGGACACCTTCCAGCCGGGCGTGACGTATGACGCAGTCATCGTCCTGGGGGGCGCGCTGGACCCGTCCGCCATGGAGCGCTCCGGACGCCTGGAGCTCAACGCCGCGGCCGACCGGGTGCTGCGCGGCTACGACCTGCTGCGCGAGGGCCACGCGCGCCAGGTCCTCATCTCCGGCGGCTCGCTGGATACGCGTCCCGACCCGGTGGTGGAGGCGGACGTGTTGTCGCGCCAGTACCAGGCCTGGGGGATTGCCCCGGAGCGCATCGTCACCGAGGGCCGCAGCCGGAACACGCGGGAGAACGCGGTGGAGTCCGCGCGCATCATCCAGGAGCGGGGGTGGAAGCGGCTGCTCCTGGTGACGAGCGCGGCGCACATGCCCCGGGCCGCGGGCTGCTTCGCCGCGGTGGGGCTGCGTCCCGACACGCTGTCGGTGGACGCGCGGATGCCCGCCACGGAGGGGCGGAGGCTCACCTGGGTGCCTCGGGCCTCCGCGCTCTCCCAGAGTACGGACGTCCTGCGCGAGCTGGCGGGGCGGGTCGTGTACCGGCTGCGAGGCTGGACGACGCCCTGA
- a CDS encoding isopenicillin N synthase family dioxygenase, producing MIELETFQLPQSVSGREADIALGLTMVRAWRRDGIFQVRMSPAQVEKSQRAFELSRRFFRQPLEVKARCVSDLTYSGYIASGQELTASEADLSEVFTVCRDVPLTDPRVQSKWPCHGPGPWPDEAWRQGMQAHADELGSVGERLLRLTALGLGLDIDALTTLTHDGWHHMRVLRFPARSPATTRGIGAHTDYGMLVIAAQDDVGGLYVRPPVEGEKRPRNWLPHESSAGMYEHDEPWTYVKPVPGVLTVFPGDILQFLTRGYLLSTPHKVVLNTRERFALAYFHEPQFEACVRPLSAPTRDEYIHYGTHFTNMFMRSYPDRITTQRILDESRLTTLSWLRQEAVLRTAPLEAMPFQRAAG from the coding sequence ATGATCGAGTTGGAGACATTCCAGTTGCCGCAGTCCGTGAGTGGACGCGAGGCCGATATCGCGCTGGGGCTCACCATGGTCCGGGCCTGGAGACGCGACGGCATCTTCCAGGTGCGCATGAGCCCCGCCCAGGTCGAGAAGAGCCAGCGCGCCTTCGAGCTCAGCCGTCGCTTCTTCCGCCAGCCCCTGGAGGTGAAGGCGCGCTGCGTGAGCGACTTGACGTACTCCGGTTACATCGCGTCGGGCCAGGAGCTCACCGCGTCCGAGGCGGACCTGTCCGAGGTCTTCACCGTCTGCAGGGACGTGCCCCTCACGGACCCGCGGGTGCAGTCCAAGTGGCCCTGCCATGGTCCGGGCCCCTGGCCCGATGAGGCCTGGCGCCAAGGCATGCAGGCCCACGCCGATGAGCTCGGCTCGGTGGGCGAGCGGCTCCTGCGGCTCACCGCGCTGGGCCTGGGCCTGGACATCGACGCGCTCACCACGCTGACGCATGATGGCTGGCACCACATGCGTGTGCTGCGCTTTCCCGCACGCTCCCCCGCCACCACGCGGGGCATCGGCGCCCACACCGACTACGGGATGCTCGTCATCGCCGCGCAGGACGACGTGGGCGGGCTGTACGTGCGGCCCCCCGTCGAAGGTGAGAAGCGGCCCCGCAACTGGCTCCCGCACGAGAGCTCCGCGGGCATGTACGAGCATGACGAGCCCTGGACCTATGTGAAGCCCGTGCCCGGTGTCCTCACCGTGTTCCCGGGCGACATCCTCCAGTTCCTCACGCGAGGCTATCTGCTGTCGACGCCGCACAAGGTCGTGCTCAACACGCGCGAGCGCTTCGCGCTGGCCTACTTCCACGAGCCCCAGTTCGAGGCCTGTGTGCGCCCGCTCTCCGCGCCGACGCGCGACGAGTACATCCACTACGGCACGCACTTCACGAACATGTTCATGCGCTCCTATCCGGACCGCATCACCACCCAGCGCATCCTCGACGAGAGCCGGCTGACGACGCTGTCGTGGCTCCGGCAGGAGGCCGTCCTGCGCACCGCGCCCCTGGAGGCCATGCCCTTCCAGCGCGCGGCGGGCTGA
- a CDS encoding replication-associated recombination protein A, whose translation MDLFEHAGQQEQARRAPLAERMRPRTLDEFVGQEHLTAEGRFLRRALESDQVPSLILWGPPGTGKTTLAGLVARSTGAAFDSVSAVLAGVKDIRETVGRAQERWNLHRQRTFLFIDEIHRFNKAQQDALLPHVEKGTVTLIGATTENPSFEVNAALLSRCRVITLRGLEEDELVSLLRRAVADERGLAGKVEVEDEALDFLAASAGGDARKALTGLEVAAAHGGARVDRKAAEEALQQKTLLYDKGGEEHYNVISAFIKSMRGSDVDGALYWMARMLEAGEDPIFLFRRMVIFASEDIGNADPRALSVAVDALRAFQLVGLPEGTLPLTQAVTYLALAPKSNAVLTAYAAAREAVMKEGALPVPLHLRNAPTKLMKSLGYGGGYKYPHNFEGHYVPEDYLPEALRARSFYSPSQNGEEAKLSERYEDIQRQLAERLREPGEDG comes from the coding sequence ATGGACCTCTTCGAACACGCCGGACAGCAGGAGCAGGCACGCCGGGCGCCGCTCGCGGAGCGGATGCGCCCCCGCACCCTGGACGAGTTCGTGGGCCAGGAGCACCTCACCGCGGAGGGCCGCTTCCTGCGCCGGGCGCTGGAGAGCGACCAGGTCCCCAGCCTCATCCTCTGGGGCCCTCCGGGGACGGGAAAGACGACACTCGCGGGGCTGGTGGCCCGCTCCACGGGCGCCGCCTTCGACTCGGTGTCCGCGGTGCTCGCGGGCGTGAAGGACATCCGCGAGACGGTGGGCCGCGCGCAGGAGCGCTGGAACCTGCATCGCCAGCGCACCTTCCTCTTCATCGACGAAATCCACCGCTTCAACAAGGCACAGCAGGACGCGCTCCTGCCCCACGTGGAGAAGGGCACGGTGACGCTCATCGGCGCCACCACGGAGAACCCCTCGTTCGAGGTCAACGCCGCGCTCCTGTCGCGCTGCCGCGTCATCACGCTGCGCGGGCTGGAGGAGGACGAGCTCGTCTCGCTCCTGCGCCGCGCGGTGGCGGACGAGCGGGGCCTCGCGGGCAAGGTGGAGGTGGAGGACGAGGCGCTGGACTTCCTCGCGGCCTCCGCGGGCGGCGATGCGCGCAAGGCCCTCACGGGGCTGGAGGTGGCGGCGGCCCACGGCGGCGCGCGCGTGGACCGCAAGGCGGCGGAGGAGGCGCTCCAGCAGAAGACGCTGCTCTACGACAAGGGTGGCGAGGAGCACTACAACGTCATCAGCGCCTTCATCAAATCCATGCGCGGCAGCGACGTGGACGGAGCGCTGTACTGGATGGCGCGCATGCTGGAGGCAGGCGAGGACCCCATCTTCCTCTTCCGGCGCATGGTCATCTTCGCCTCGGAGGACATCGGCAACGCGGACCCGCGCGCCTTGAGCGTGGCGGTGGACGCGCTGCGCGCCTTCCAGCTGGTGGGCCTGCCCGAGGGCACGCTGCCCCTCACCCAGGCCGTCACGTACCTGGCGCTGGCGCCCAAGTCGAACGCGGTGCTGACGGCGTATGCCGCCGCGCGCGAGGCCGTGATGAAGGAAGGCGCGCTGCCGGTGCCCCTGCACCTGCGCAACGCGCCGACGAAGCTGATGAAGTCGCTGGGGTACGGGGGCGGCTACAAGTATCCGCACAACTTCGAGGGCCACTACGTCCCGGAGGACTACCTGCCCGAGGCCCTGCGCGCCCGGAGCTTCTACAGCCCGTCCCAGAATGGCGAGGAGGCGAAGCTGTCCGAGCGCTACGAGGACATCCAGCGTCAGCTCGCGGAGCGCCTCCGCGAGCCTGGCGAGGACGGGTGA
- a CDS encoding NAD(+)/NADH kinase, with amino-acid sequence MQTLVIVAKKDNPEAAALAARIRERYPHLTVLGDRSLAHVLGWARVEDRELAARADLTVVLGGDGTLIYAARLLGGRGVPILGVNLGSLGFMTEVPVEELFSTLDEVLAGRFQVDSRMKLTCRLVRGGRVLIEDEILNDVVINKGALARIADHETSIDGVPITTYKADGVILATPTGSTAYSLSAGGPIVHPSVDCTVLSPICSHALTQRSIVVPADRVIRITLRSETADTYLTLDGQTGHGLQGGDCIEVVRSANRVNLVRNPRVAYFSILRQKLHWGER; translated from the coding sequence GTGCAGACCCTCGTCATCGTCGCGAAGAAGGACAACCCCGAGGCGGCGGCCCTGGCGGCCCGCATCCGGGAGCGCTACCCGCACCTCACCGTGCTGGGGGACCGCTCGCTGGCGCATGTCCTGGGGTGGGCTCGGGTGGAGGACCGGGAGCTGGCGGCCCGGGCGGACCTGACGGTGGTGCTGGGCGGTGACGGCACCCTCATCTACGCCGCGCGGCTCCTGGGCGGGCGCGGGGTCCCCATCCTGGGCGTCAACCTGGGCAGCCTGGGCTTCATGACGGAGGTGCCCGTCGAGGAGCTGTTCTCCACGCTGGACGAGGTGCTGGCGGGCCGCTTCCAGGTGGACTCGCGCATGAAGCTCACTTGCCGGCTGGTGCGCGGCGGGCGGGTGCTCATCGAGGACGAAATCCTCAACGACGTGGTCATCAACAAGGGCGCGCTGGCGCGCATCGCCGACCACGAGACGTCCATCGACGGGGTGCCCATCACCACGTACAAGGCGGACGGCGTCATCCTCGCCACGCCCACGGGCTCCACCGCCTACTCGCTGTCGGCGGGCGGTCCCATCGTCCACCCCTCGGTGGACTGCACGGTGCTCTCGCCCATCTGCTCGCACGCGCTCACCCAGCGCTCCATCGTCGTTCCCGCGGACCGGGTCATCCGCATCACCCTGCGCAGCGAGACGGCGGACACGTACCTCACGCTGGACGGGCAGACGGGGCACGGCCTGCAGGGCGGCGACTGCATCGAGGTGGTGCGCTCCGCCAACCGCGTCAACCTGGTGCGCAACCCGCGCGTGGCCTACTTCTCCATCCTCCGGCAGAAGCTCCACTGGGGAGAGCGCTGA
- a CDS encoding bifunctional UDP-sugar hydrolase/5'-nucleotidase, with protein sequence MTTKTALARRGVLLLPLALLLASAPGTSQAAAPAPGTTRLTFLHLADVYQVQPQEHGGRGGLARVSTLRKRVLAESPTPHVLTLLGGDTLSPSVESLLELDGKPLRGRHMVDAWNALGLDLAVLGNHEFDFGDDVLRERIRQSRFPWLGANVTDAKTGALFEGVKAFELRELGGIPVGLFGVVIPETKTTTKAGPDTQFGDVCAAAKDAVAKLRAAGAKVVLGLTHLSLAEDKALARCVKVDALLGGHDHVGAADRSTGTPIFKVHSDALELGRLTVDVDTATGTVRKVSWSLIPVTKKVPEDTAFNEAMQPYHALFARLAEPVGRTPVALDARSTQMRTRETNLGSLVADAFREASGADVALVNGGALRADSVLRAGVLTRRDLHSVMPYTDGLVVMEVPGSTLRAVLENGVSLSREDSRPGRFLQVSGLRFRYDARKPAGQRVLEVAVHGKSLDPAATYRIATLSFLASGKDGYDMLKGLPTTPALKDGRTPLDVLADMFRTGHPAPRAKPEGRITRVDAAGLTPDARRPAPPLK encoded by the coding sequence ATGACGACGAAGACAGCGCTGGCCCGCCGAGGGGTCTTGCTCCTGCCGCTCGCGCTGTTGCTGGCGTCGGCACCGGGCACGTCCCAGGCCGCCGCGCCCGCTCCGGGCACGACGCGACTGACGTTCCTCCACCTGGCGGACGTGTATCAGGTGCAGCCCCAGGAGCACGGGGGCCGGGGGGGCCTCGCGCGGGTGTCCACGCTGCGCAAGCGCGTGCTGGCCGAGTCCCCCACCCCGCACGTCCTCACGCTGCTGGGGGGCGACACGCTGTCGCCCTCGGTGGAGTCGCTGCTGGAGCTGGACGGCAAGCCCCTCAGGGGCCGGCACATGGTGGATGCGTGGAACGCGCTGGGGCTGGACCTCGCGGTGCTGGGCAACCACGAGTTCGACTTCGGCGACGACGTGCTGCGCGAGCGCATCCGCCAGTCGCGCTTCCCCTGGCTGGGCGCCAACGTGACGGACGCCAAGACGGGCGCGCTGTTCGAGGGCGTGAAGGCCTTCGAGCTTCGCGAGCTGGGTGGCATCCCGGTGGGCCTCTTCGGCGTGGTGATTCCCGAGACGAAGACCACCACGAAGGCGGGGCCGGACACGCAGTTCGGCGACGTCTGCGCGGCCGCGAAGGACGCCGTGGCGAAGCTGCGCGCGGCGGGGGCCAAGGTGGTGCTGGGCCTCACGCACCTGTCGCTCGCGGAGGACAAGGCGCTGGCCCGGTGCGTGAAGGTCGACGCGCTGCTCGGCGGACATGACCACGTGGGCGCGGCGGACCGCTCCACGGGCACGCCCATCTTCAAGGTCCACTCGGACGCGCTGGAGCTGGGCCGGCTCACGGTGGACGTGGACACCGCGACGGGCACGGTGCGCAAGGTGTCCTGGTCGCTGATTCCCGTCACGAAGAAGGTCCCCGAGGACACGGCCTTCAACGAGGCGATGCAGCCCTATCATGCGCTGTTCGCGCGCCTCGCCGAGCCCGTGGGCCGCACGCCGGTGGCGCTGGACGCCCGCAGCACCCAGATGCGCACGCGCGAGACGAACCTGGGCTCGCTCGTGGCGGATGCCTTCCGCGAGGCCTCGGGCGCGGACGTGGCGCTGGTGAACGGGGGCGCGCTGCGCGCGGACTCGGTGCTGCGCGCCGGGGTGCTGACGCGCAGGGACCTGCACTCGGTGATGCCGTACACGGACGGGCTCGTGGTGATGGAGGTCCCCGGCTCCACGCTGCGCGCCGTCCTGGAGAATGGCGTGAGCCTGAGCCGCGAGGACTCGCGCCCCGGCCGCTTCCTCCAGGTGTCCGGCCTGCGCTTCAGGTACGACGCGCGCAAGCCCGCCGGACAGCGCGTGCTGGAGGTGGCGGTGCACGGCAAGTCGTTGGACCCCGCGGCCACGTACCGCATCGCCACGTTGAGCTTCCTCGCCAGCGGCAAGGATGGCTACGACATGCTCAAGGGCCTGCCCACCACGCCCGCTCTGAAGGACGGACGCACGCCGCTGGACGTGCTCGCGGACATGTTCCGCACGGGCCACCCCGCGCCGCGCGCGAAGCCGGAGGGCCGCATCACGCGCGTGGACGCCGCGGGACTCACGCCCGACGCGCGCCGCCCCGCGCCTCCGCTCAAGTAA